The Candidatus Dormiibacterota bacterium genome window below encodes:
- a CDS encoding tetratricopeptide repeat protein yields the protein MKRFALAALMALGFAAAIAATSPHADAGLFGGKPAASPTPSASPSPLPTASPEPPSVAIPRLQAKLKANPNDQQALVELAGQFLGINRPDLAVQVTQHLLQLGNKTAQVYYLDGYSQQQLGNIPAAVADLEQASNLDPTNLGVLGELSTLYLRTNRPTDAERIANRAVTFNPKEPQAYSALGAVYGAEQKWDQARAEFEKAYALDPKDPQPLYEITQTWAQQNNIPMALKAVDRAIAVSPKDVDLLTLKADLYARQHDDAHASSAYDDAFVAATTDDEKVAILVRKAAYFSGEKKPDQATAVFQQLLAQFPKNAQARVAYGDYFASQKNITSAQQQWQLALGLDPNNGPALLSLGQVALGQNKITDAIGYLKRLTVAAPNAQGFALLGQAYFASHNYTGQRDACSKSFQIQRSPQTLGCIAGADFELKNYKEASQIFDVLDKAAPQFLTAQPEYLFMAGKAYQQTNQRDKALHAYRRVLPLMKRGSPLYKQVVAAIAQLSKPVPAKKKKG from the coding sequence TTGAAACGATTCGCTCTCGCCGCTCTGATGGCTCTCGGTTTTGCCGCCGCCATTGCCGCTACATCGCCCCACGCCGATGCCGGACTCTTCGGAGGAAAGCCGGCCGCGTCGCCGACCCCGTCGGCGTCGCCGTCGCCACTGCCGACCGCATCGCCCGAGCCACCGAGCGTCGCGATCCCGCGGCTCCAAGCCAAGCTCAAAGCGAATCCAAACGACCAGCAAGCGCTGGTCGAACTCGCGGGACAATTCTTGGGGATCAATCGCCCCGATCTCGCCGTGCAAGTCACGCAGCATCTCTTGCAGCTCGGAAATAAGACCGCGCAGGTGTACTACCTCGACGGCTACTCACAGCAGCAGTTGGGGAATATCCCGGCCGCGGTTGCCGACCTCGAGCAAGCCTCCAATCTCGACCCGACAAACCTGGGCGTGCTCGGCGAACTCTCGACGCTCTACCTCCGAACGAACCGTCCGACCGACGCAGAGCGCATCGCGAACCGTGCCGTCACGTTTAATCCCAAGGAGCCGCAGGCATACAGCGCCCTGGGCGCCGTCTACGGTGCGGAGCAGAAGTGGGATCAGGCGCGTGCGGAATTTGAAAAAGCGTATGCGCTCGATCCGAAAGATCCGCAGCCGCTCTACGAGATCACGCAAACGTGGGCTCAACAGAACAACATCCCCATGGCGTTAAAGGCCGTCGATCGCGCGATCGCCGTCTCGCCGAAGGACGTCGATCTTCTCACGCTCAAGGCCGATCTCTACGCTCGTCAGCACGACGATGCGCACGCGTCCTCGGCTTACGATGACGCGTTCGTGGCTGCCACGACCGACGATGAAAAAGTCGCGATCCTCGTTCGTAAGGCTGCGTACTTTTCGGGCGAGAAGAAGCCGGACCAGGCGACGGCCGTCTTCCAACAACTGCTCGCCCAATTTCCGAAGAACGCGCAGGCGCGCGTCGCGTACGGCGATTACTTTGCCTCGCAGAAGAACATCACTAGCGCGCAGCAGCAATGGCAATTGGCGCTCGGCCTCGACCCGAACAATGGCCCCGCGCTCCTCTCGCTCGGACAGGTAGCCCTCGGACAGAATAAGATCACCGACGCGATCGGATATCTCAAGCGTCTGACCGTTGCCGCGCCCAATGCGCAGGGCTTCGCCCTTTTGGGCCAGGCATATTTCGCCTCCCACAACTACACCGGACAACGCGATGCCTGCAGCAAGAGCTTCCAGATCCAGCGTTCGCCCCAGACGCTCGGGTGCATCGCCGGTGCGGATTTCGAGCTGAAGAATTACAAGGAAGCCTCGCAGATCTTCGACGTTCTCGATAAGGCCGCTCCGCAGTTCTTAACGGCGCAGCCGGAGTACCTGTTCATGGCCGGTAAGGCGTACCAGCAGACGAATCAGCGCGATAAGGCCCTCCACGCGTATCGCCGCGTTCTGCCGCTGATGAAGCGCGGTAGCCCCCTGTACAAGCAGGTGGTAGCCGCGATCGCGCAGCTCTCCAAGCCGGTTCCCGCAAAGAAAAAGAAGGGCTAA
- a CDS encoding histone deacetylase, producing MRFVTDDIYGDHLRGLGHPESPDRVEVVAARLRARGLLNHTLAARDATDADIVRVHDAAYLELVKREIGALETPRYLSTGDVVVDAHSLTIARRAAGGAIVALEHAAAAGEAAFALVRPPGHHAESARGMGFCLFNNAAIAARAYQARHGGDVLIVDFDYHHGNGTQSVAGDGLSYVSTHASPAYPGTGQESEMRGDALIANVPLPVRGIATEAFVAIWERLLTQVVRRLRPSAIVVSAGFDYVRGDPVGDLGVEVEAAGALAAAIGAVAGAFCGGRVAYVLEGGYDIDALAASIALIARCVDRGDYAPSGAHASAIPARESLLLDRIEDLSGD from the coding sequence TTGCGCTTCGTCACCGACGACATCTACGGCGACCATCTCCGCGGGCTCGGGCATCCTGAATCGCCCGACCGCGTGGAGGTGGTCGCTGCGCGTTTACGGGCGCGCGGGCTTTTGAACCACACGCTCGCCGCGCGCGACGCGACCGACGCCGACATCGTGCGCGTGCACGATGCGGCGTATCTCGAATTGGTCAAACGAGAGATCGGCGCGCTGGAGACGCCGCGCTATCTCTCCACCGGCGACGTCGTCGTCGACGCGCACTCGCTAACGATTGCACGCCGTGCAGCCGGCGGTGCGATCGTCGCGCTCGAGCATGCGGCGGCCGCGGGAGAGGCGGCGTTCGCGTTGGTGCGACCGCCGGGCCATCACGCCGAATCCGCGCGCGGTATGGGCTTTTGCCTCTTTAATAACGCGGCGATCGCCGCCCGCGCATATCAAGCACGGCACGGGGGCGACGTGTTGATCGTCGATTTCGATTACCACCACGGCAACGGCACGCAAAGCGTCGCCGGCGACGGCCTCTCGTACGTCTCGACGCATGCGTCACCGGCTTATCCGGGAACCGGACAAGAGAGCGAGATGCGGGGTGACGCGCTCATAGCAAACGTCCCGCTGCCGGTAAGGGGGATTGCGACCGAAGCTTTCGTCGCCATTTGGGAGCGCCTGTTGACGCAGGTCGTGCGACGGCTGCGCCCATCGGCCATCGTCGTCAGCGCCGGCTTCGACTACGTTCGCGGCGATCCGGTCGGCGATTTAGGGGTTGAGGTCGAAGCCGCCGGAGCCTTGGCCGCCGCCATCGGCGCGGTGGCCGGAGCGTTCTGCGGCGGTCGCGTAGCCTACGTTCTCGAAGGCGGTTACGACATCGATGCGCTCGCAGCGTCGATCGCGCTGATAGCGCGGTGCGTGGATCGCGGCGATTATGCGCCGAGCGGCGCGCACGCATCCGCAATCCCCGCGCGCGAGTCGCTACTGCTGGATCGCATCGAAGATCTCTCGGGCGACTAG
- a CDS encoding glycosyltransferase family A protein — translation MSAPTVTVVIRTTGEAERVPLLLRSIPSALSQADVDVTLVLVVNGASFDAEFFCRAQHDERISVFYIDKRDSAIATTVGRSLVSGSFFSFIDDDDEFLPNALRSRIAYLLEDPTVDCLATNGYYFTQGTRRHVFPDVRMFHDDYVLPLLCGKNWMASNGATFRTRTVGQKYFDNVSQHCEWTLIAFRVALERRVRFVPEMTFNVYDTPGSSSKDPRYVQGVAEMFALMLREQPPARYLPYIKREYMRSLHCVCSYARINGDWETAWRYYRATLAQRAGWKYLPYAALLLAKYRRPARDLWPLKGIGASW, via the coding sequence GTGAGCGCTCCGACCGTCACGGTCGTGATCCGAACGACGGGCGAAGCAGAGCGCGTCCCGCTGCTTCTTCGATCGATCCCATCCGCGCTCTCTCAAGCTGACGTCGATGTCACACTCGTGCTGGTCGTCAACGGCGCATCTTTCGACGCCGAGTTCTTTTGCCGCGCGCAGCATGACGAACGCATATCGGTCTTCTACATAGACAAACGGGATAGCGCCATTGCAACCACCGTCGGCCGATCGCTCGTTTCGGGATCATTTTTCTCGTTTATCGACGATGACGATGAGTTTCTACCGAATGCCCTTCGCTCTCGAATAGCCTATCTTCTCGAGGATCCAACTGTCGATTGCCTGGCGACAAACGGCTACTATTTCACGCAGGGGACGCGGCGCCACGTATTCCCAGACGTGCGGATGTTTCACGATGATTACGTGCTGCCGTTGCTCTGCGGGAAGAACTGGATGGCATCAAACGGTGCTACCTTCCGCACCCGGACCGTCGGCCAAAAGTATTTTGACAACGTTTCACAACACTGCGAATGGACGCTCATCGCATTCCGCGTTGCGCTGGAGCGACGCGTGCGCTTCGTCCCGGAAATGACCTTTAACGTCTACGATACCCCAGGCTCGTCCTCGAAGGATCCCCGATATGTACAAGGGGTCGCAGAGATGTTTGCGCTAATGCTTCGCGAGCAACCGCCGGCACGGTATCTTCCGTACATTAAACGCGAGTACATGAGATCGCTCCATTGCGTCTGCTCGTATGCCCGCATAAACGGCGACTGGGAGACCGCATGGCGCTACTACCGCGCGACGCTCGCCCAGAGAGCCGGATGGAAGTATCTTCCCTACGCCGCATTACTGCTGGCAAAGTATCGGCGTCCGGCGCGGGACTTATGGCCGCTCAAGGGCATCGGAGCATCGTGGTGA
- a CDS encoding sigma-70 family RNA polymerase sigma factor, with protein sequence MAAPRKPFDPPTQEQRAFLEQAIEQYGKAIYNFALRLTHNEADARDLTQEAFIRVYRAWRSFVPGTSFLSWAYRIVTNLYRDELRRRKGRYQEEIPEDNAPQAFGGQRPLAVTPIDEYVDRQLSEPISKALQALSVDQRQVVILADLEEYSYQEIADIVGCSIGTVRSRLHRARSQLRNLIQHYSATST encoded by the coding sequence ATGGCAGCACCGCGTAAACCGTTCGACCCGCCCACGCAAGAACAGCGTGCGTTTCTCGAACAGGCGATCGAGCAGTACGGCAAGGCGATCTACAACTTCGCCCTACGCCTGACCCACAACGAGGCGGATGCCCGGGACCTCACCCAAGAGGCCTTCATCCGCGTCTACCGGGCGTGGCGGAGCTTCGTCCCAGGCACGTCCTTCCTCTCGTGGGCCTATCGCATCGTCACGAATTTATACCGCGATGAACTTCGCCGACGAAAAGGACGTTATCAGGAAGAGATCCCTGAAGATAACGCCCCTCAAGCGTTCGGAGGGCAACGGCCCCTAGCCGTAACGCCGATCGACGAGTACGTCGACCGGCAGCTCAGCGAACCGATTTCGAAAGCGCTCCAGGCGCTCTCGGTAGATCAGCGACAGGTCGTGATCCTCGCGGACCTCGAGGAGTACAGCTACCAAGAGATTGCGGATATCGTCGGTTGTTCTATCGGGACAGTCCGTTCGCGGCTGCATCGGGCTCGCAGCCAGCTCCGCAATCTCATCCAGCACTATTCGGCGACATCAACATGA
- a CDS encoding electron transfer flavoprotein subunit beta/FixA family protein: MKIVVTVKLVPDPNAEKRIDPATKRLVRTGVETVLNPYDEYALEAALQIKEKVGGDSTVTVFSMAPESLKETLRKALAMGADDAVLLTDAGLEGSDVWASSYAIAHALKKQPFDLLIVGGLTDDGSTGAVPGALAEYLGLPLVTNARKAEVVEGKLQIERETDTGYQIVHGPLPCVITTALTFGEPRYASLKGIMGAKKKTIATLALSDLGLDQPVGTAGSKTELLGFAPPAARGKGRIVEAADGPSGAEAIFDFLKEKKLV, from the coding sequence GTGAAGATCGTGGTTACGGTCAAGCTTGTGCCGGATCCCAATGCGGAAAAACGCATCGATCCGGCGACGAAGCGGCTGGTTCGCACCGGTGTAGAAACGGTGTTGAATCCCTATGACGAGTACGCTCTCGAAGCGGCTCTGCAGATCAAAGAAAAGGTTGGCGGCGATTCGACCGTCACCGTGTTCTCTATGGCTCCCGAGTCGCTCAAAGAGACGCTCCGCAAGGCGCTCGCAATGGGTGCGGACGATGCCGTGCTCCTAACGGACGCGGGGCTCGAAGGCAGCGACGTTTGGGCGTCTTCCTACGCCATCGCGCACGCGCTCAAGAAACAGCCGTTCGATCTTCTGATCGTCGGCGGTCTCACGGACGACGGCAGCACCGGCGCCGTGCCGGGTGCGCTGGCCGAATACCTGGGCTTGCCTCTGGTGACGAACGCGCGCAAGGCCGAGGTGGTCGAGGGCAAGCTGCAGATCGAACGCGAGACCGACACCGGTTATCAAATCGTGCACGGGCCGCTGCCCTGCGTGATCACGACCGCCCTAACCTTCGGCGAGCCGCGTTACGCCTCGCTCAAGGGCATCATGGGCGCAAAGAAAAAGACGATCGCAACGCTCGCACTGAGCGATCTCGGCCTGGATCAGCCGGTCGGAACCGCCGGCTCGAAGACCGAGTTGCTCGGCTTCGCGCCGCCCGCCGCTCGCGGCAAGGGTCGCATCGTTGAGGCTGCCGACGGTCCGTCAGGCGCCGAGGCGATCTTCGATTTCCTTAAAGAAAAGAAGCTGGTCTGA
- a CDS encoding electron transfer flavoprotein subunit alpha/FixB family protein, producing MKNVIVYVQHKNGQTPKVTFELATQARTLADSLGGTAHAVVVGAGSTALAEKLKAYPLDTVHVNDDADVDGFLLDPVIDYLEAAAKAVGPALILVPNTLTGRDVAGRLVGRLHAGIGADVTEFRIEGGTVACISPKMGGAAVTTCLLKPADYGIATVRPNAFAAVSGGSGASIAALAKPAGASYALAVDKDVEEGTGEMALEEAPAVIAGGRGLGGPGPFETLLKPLADALGGAVGASRAAADAGWVPYSLQIGQTGKTVSPNLYVAVGISGAIQHKVGMRSSGTIVSINKDGQAPIAEFSDLTVVGDAFAIVPELTKLIQASKA from the coding sequence ATGAAGAACGTCATCGTTTACGTCCAACACAAGAACGGCCAAACGCCCAAGGTGACCTTCGAGCTCGCCACGCAGGCTCGTACCCTGGCGGATTCGCTCGGCGGCACGGCGCATGCGGTGGTCGTCGGTGCGGGCTCAACCGCGCTTGCCGAAAAGCTCAAGGCCTACCCGCTCGACACCGTGCACGTCAACGACGATGCCGACGTCGACGGCTTTCTCCTCGATCCGGTCATCGACTATCTCGAAGCCGCCGCAAAGGCCGTCGGCCCGGCGCTGATCCTCGTGCCCAACACGCTCACCGGGCGGGATGTGGCGGGGCGGCTTGTCGGACGGCTGCATGCCGGCATCGGCGCCGACGTCACCGAGTTTCGCATCGAAGGCGGCACGGTCGCCTGCATTTCACCGAAAATGGGCGGCGCCGCGGTCACCACGTGCCTGCTCAAGCCGGCCGATTACGGCATCGCCACGGTGCGCCCGAATGCGTTCGCGGCGGTTTCGGGCGGCAGCGGGGCATCGATTGCCGCGCTGGCCAAGCCGGCTGGGGCGAGCTACGCGCTCGCGGTCGATAAAGATGTAGAAGAAGGCACCGGCGAGATGGCGCTCGAGGAAGCGCCGGCAGTGATTGCCGGGGGACGCGGCCTGGGTGGCCCGGGGCCCTTCGAAACGCTGCTCAAGCCGCTGGCCGACGCGCTCGGCGGTGCCGTCGGTGCGTCGCGCGCGGCGGCCGATGCGGGCTGGGTACCGTATAGCCTGCAGATCGGACAGACCGGTAAAACGGTGAGCCCGAACCTGTACGTCGCGGTCGGTATCTCGGGTGCGATCCAACATAAAGTCGGGATGCGTTCCTCGGGAACGATCGTCTCCATCAACAAAGATGGCCAAGCCCCAATCGCCGAATTCTCGGATCTGACGGTTGTCGGCGATGCTTTTGCTATCGTACCGGAACTCACCAAGCTGATCCAAGCCTCGAAGGCTTAA
- a CDS encoding response regulator transcription factor — MLSSTVSTTVGTAATATTTRLFIIESQALFAKALYHVFGQDPSLQICGDAQGVVAATLIKANPNLILLDLDGVQVNLEQAMSACHDAVPNAKVCVLSIRPQAEVMQHCLSAGAEAFIVKDIMPSELLRAVKMVGAGMNYVDPRVAGGLLRRRSQYNGRPDINEMSPREIEVIRLIAEGLSNKEISVHLLLSEKTVKNHLSRIFSKLNICSRSQAAVYAIKNGLV, encoded by the coding sequence GTGCTTTCTTCCACCGTTTCCACAACCGTCGGCACTGCCGCTACAGCAACCACGACTCGCCTGTTTATCATCGAAAGCCAGGCGTTATTCGCAAAGGCGTTATACCACGTCTTCGGGCAAGACCCGTCGCTGCAGATTTGCGGCGACGCGCAAGGCGTCGTGGCGGCAACCCTTATCAAAGCGAATCCAAACCTGATCCTGCTCGATTTGGATGGAGTCCAGGTCAATTTAGAGCAAGCGATGTCGGCGTGTCACGATGCCGTCCCCAATGCGAAGGTGTGCGTGCTTTCGATCCGTCCGCAAGCCGAGGTGATGCAGCACTGCTTGAGCGCGGGAGCCGAAGCGTTCATCGTGAAGGACATCATGCCGTCCGAATTATTGCGAGCCGTAAAGATGGTCGGGGCCGGCATGAATTACGTGGACCCGCGCGTGGCGGGCGGCCTGCTGCGTCGCCGGAGCCAATATAACGGACGCCCGGACATCAACGAGATGTCGCCGCGTGAAATTGAGGTCATCCGTCTTATCGCCGAAGGCCTCTCGAACAAAGAGATCAGCGTGCATCTCTTGCTCTCGGAGAAGACGGTCAAGAATCACCTCAGCCGCATTTTTTCAAAGCTCAATATTTGCTCGCGCTCGCAAGCGGCCGTGTACGCAATCAAAAACGGCCTGGTATAG
- a CDS encoding sigma-E factor regulatory protein RseB domain-containing protein, protein MDLRKRGFLVCAGALCALALTLGATAPKPASIALLRDAMDAPAHISYIGEVQTMRIGKKQSEAAVYRVYHRAPNLTRRWYLAPQDLYGDSIVSRGKTTYSVDIKRKRIVVTQDDASDDQVTEDDNFGLLASNYRALAEPSESIAGRRTDVIALVNNYTGQTTMRVWIDDATKLLLQKEQFAPDGSLVTEMRYTAIHFTNSIPNQFFAIPSHLQSVKGPDPGEPSQDYTRIVKAAGFQARSPKYLPDGFFAVAGDVMDVHGIRTLHLLYSDGIRTVSLFENARGAAVDLSAYKATKITIEHHDAEYVVDGPTTLLTWSEQHLHFALVGELDRAELQRIAISVVP, encoded by the coding sequence ATGGATCTCCGTAAGCGCGGTTTTCTCGTCTGCGCGGGCGCGCTCTGCGCGCTTGCGCTGACGCTTGGAGCTACCGCGCCGAAGCCCGCCTCCATTGCGCTGCTACGCGACGCGATGGATGCGCCGGCCCACATCTCGTACATCGGCGAAGTCCAAACGATGCGGATCGGCAAAAAACAATCGGAGGCTGCCGTCTACCGCGTCTATCATCGCGCGCCGAATTTGACGCGCCGATGGTATCTCGCACCGCAAGATCTCTACGGCGACTCGATCGTCTCGCGCGGCAAAACGACGTACTCGGTAGACATCAAACGAAAACGCATCGTCGTGACGCAAGACGACGCGAGCGACGACCAGGTCACCGAAGACGATAATTTTGGATTGCTCGCGAGCAACTATCGCGCGTTGGCGGAGCCGAGCGAATCGATCGCCGGCCGTCGCACCGACGTCATCGCCCTGGTGAACAACTACACCGGGCAGACGACGATGCGCGTCTGGATCGACGATGCGACCAAGCTGCTCCTACAGAAAGAACAATTCGCCCCCGACGGTTCGCTGGTCACCGAGATGCGGTATACCGCCATCCATTTTACCAATTCGATTCCGAACCAATTCTTCGCGATTCCATCGCACCTGCAATCGGTCAAAGGGCCGGACCCCGGCGAACCCAGCCAGGATTACACGCGCATCGTGAAAGCGGCGGGCTTCCAGGCGCGCAGTCCCAAGTATCTTCCCGACGGATTCTTCGCCGTAGCCGGCGACGTGATGGACGTACACGGTATTCGCACGCTCCATTTGCTGTACTCCGACGGCATCCGAACCGTCTCGCTGTTCGAGAACGCACGCGGCGCCGCGGTCGACCTCTCAGCCTACAAAGCAACCAAGATCACGATCGAGCACCACGATGCCGAATACGTGGTCGATGGCCCCACGACGTTGCTGACGTGGTCCGAGCAACACTTGCATTTCGCGCTCGTCGGCGAACTCGACCGCGCCGAACTCCAACGCATCGCCATCTCGGTCGTTCCGTAG
- a CDS encoding zf-HC2 domain-containing protein — protein MNEHLNHDDFIDYLHGECAPGRDAAILAHLNGCEACTTAYDEEARLGELLRAHAKRTERELPYGMSASIWERIEREQTAQRPGWAGAVAALLRPAIAVPAAAALLVAAYFGVTALQHGPARPSIEAAFYLNDHAALTRTVPFSEGGSVVPSTLASDNVGTDQQAIALTGSTSESNGSP, from the coding sequence ATGAACGAACACCTCAACCACGACGACTTTATCGACTACCTGCACGGCGAATGCGCTCCGGGGCGCGATGCGGCTATTCTCGCGCATCTGAACGGATGCGAAGCGTGCACCACGGCCTACGACGAAGAGGCGCGACTCGGCGAGCTTCTGCGCGCGCATGCCAAACGCACCGAGCGCGAATTGCCGTACGGTATGAGCGCGAGCATTTGGGAGCGCATCGAACGCGAGCAAACCGCACAGCGTCCCGGGTGGGCGGGCGCCGTCGCGGCACTCCTGCGCCCGGCCATCGCCGTACCCGCCGCAGCGGCACTCCTCGTTGCCGCCTACTTCGGGGTGACGGCTCTACAGCACGGCCCGGCTCGGCCTTCGATCGAAGCAGCGTTCTACTTGAACGATCACGCCGCGCTCACGCGCACCGTGCCTTTTAGCGAAGGCGGCTCGGTCGTGCCCTCGACCCTGGCCAGCGATAACGTAGGCACCGATCAGCAAGCGATCGCGCTCACCGGCTCGACATCGGAATCGAATGGATCTCCGTAA
- a CDS encoding NADH:flavin oxidoreductase/NADH oxidase, with protein sequence MSSLFSPIDLRGVHLDNRIVVSPMCQYSAQGGVGNDWHVVNLGHLALGGASLAFFEATHVSPEGRITPRCLGLYGDEHEAAMRRVVDYIHRWTPAKVGVQLAHAGRKGSTFAPWEGNGSVTGPDKWQTVAPSAIPFDAWDVPMALDDAGLQKVKRDFAASAERSIRIGIDVIELHFAHGYLAHQFLSPLSNQRTDAYGGSLENRMRFPLELFDAVRSAVPQDTPVGVRISATDWVPGGWDLEQSIAFAHALKARGCDFIDVSSGGLSPDQQIPLGPGYQVEFSREIRRQAAIFTMSVGMIVDPQLAERIVAEGDADMVELARGFLRDPRWAWTAADQLGAEVFVPPQYARARKTLRP encoded by the coding sequence ATGAGTTCCTTGTTTTCGCCGATCGATCTTCGCGGCGTTCATCTCGATAATCGCATCGTGGTTTCGCCGATGTGCCAGTACTCGGCGCAGGGCGGCGTCGGCAACGATTGGCACGTCGTCAATCTGGGGCATTTGGCGCTGGGCGGAGCGAGCCTCGCCTTCTTTGAAGCCACGCACGTGAGCCCGGAGGGGCGCATTACGCCCAGATGCCTGGGCCTCTACGGCGACGAGCACGAAGCCGCGATGCGCCGTGTCGTCGACTACATTCACCGTTGGACGCCTGCGAAAGTCGGCGTCCAACTCGCGCATGCCGGGCGCAAAGGCTCGACGTTTGCCCCATGGGAGGGCAACGGCTCGGTGACCGGCCCCGATAAGTGGCAGACCGTGGCACCATCGGCGATTCCGTTCGACGCGTGGGACGTTCCGATGGCGCTCGACGACGCGGGCTTACAAAAGGTCAAGCGCGATTTCGCGGCTTCGGCCGAGCGTTCGATTCGTATCGGCATCGACGTTATCGAGTTGCATTTCGCGCACGGTTACCTCGCGCACCAATTCCTCTCGCCGCTCTCGAATCAGCGAACGGATGCGTACGGCGGCTCGCTGGAAAACCGGATGCGTTTTCCGCTCGAACTCTTCGATGCGGTGCGCTCGGCCGTACCGCAAGATACTCCGGTCGGCGTCCGGATCTCGGCGACCGATTGGGTGCCCGGCGGTTGGGATCTCGAGCAGTCGATCGCCTTCGCCCATGCGCTCAAAGCGCGCGGATGCGATTTCATCGATGTCTCGTCCGGCGGCCTCTCGCCCGATCAACAGATCCCGTTGGGCCCCGGTTACCAGGTGGAGTTCTCGCGGGAGATTCGCAGACAGGCGGCCATCTTTACGATGAGCGTCGGCATGATCGTCGACCCCCAGCTCGCCGAGCGCATCGTCGCCGAAGGCGATGCCGATATGGTGGAACTGGCGCGCGGCTTCCTGCGCGACCCGCGATGGGCCTGGACTGCCGCCGACCAGCTTGGGGCCGAAGTTTTCGTCCCGCCGCAGTATGCGCGGGCTCGCAAGACCCTGCGCCCTTAG